Proteins from a single region of Xyrauchen texanus isolate HMW12.3.18 chromosome 7, RBS_HiC_50CHRs, whole genome shotgun sequence:
- the LOC127646549 gene encoding bladder cancer-associated protein-like — MYCLQWLLPVLLIPKPLNPALWFSHSMFMGFYLISFLLERKPCTICALVFLAALFLICYSCWGNCFLYHCHDSPLPASAHDPNIVGT; from the coding sequence ATGTACTGCCTCCAGTGGTTACTCCCGGTTCTCTTGATCCCTAAACCGTTGAATCCGGCCCTGTGGTTCAGCCACTCCATGTTCATGGGCTTCTACCTGATCAGCTTCCTGTTGGAGAGGAAGCCATGTACCATTTGTGCCTTAGTCTTCCTGGCGGCGCTGTTTCTCATCTGCTACAGCTGCTGGGGAAACTGCTTTCTGTATCACTGCCACGACTCTCCACTGCCAGCCTCAGCACACGACCCCAACATTGTGGGCACCTAG